A single region of the Drosophila ananassae strain 14024-0371.13 chromosome 4 unlocalized genomic scaffold, ASM1763931v2 tig00000073, whole genome shotgun sequence genome encodes:
- the LOC123257867 gene encoding protein VirD4-like isoform X1: MSNGNHLRNILIGGVVAFSVLEFCFYLSGILFVLFADGPDAVDFKAINPSLTPFPQALWPTIFDHIQYCWHHPELYSLELKITLIISSALPIIVLMIILWNLRERIIEWRPFKKKESLHGDSQWASEKDIRKAGLRSKKGLLLGKDKRGYFISDGFQHALLFAPTGSGKGVGFVIPNLLFWTDSVIVHDIKLENYEITSGWRERQGQKVYVWNPAQPDGISHCYNPLQWISEKPGQMVDDVQKIANLIMPEQDFWQNEARSLFVGVVLYLLAAPEKVKSFGEVVRTMRSDDVVYNLAVALDTMGKILHPVAYMNIAAFLQKADKERSGVVSTMNSSLELWANPLIDTATASSDFNILDFKKKKTTVYVGLTPDNLTRLRPLMQVFYQQATEFLCRKLPSDDEPYGVLFLMDEFPTLGKMEQFQTGIAYFRGYRVRLFLIVQDTEQLKGIYEEAGMNSFLSNSTYRITFAANNIETANLISQLIGNKTVQQESLNKPKFLDLNPASRSLHISEIQRALLLPQEVIMLPRDDQIILIESTYPIKSKKILYYSDSTFTKRLLKQTRVPTQEPYDPNKVLSAAASKDKVNNEGNNALEGPNSVDYPAETKTEDAVYDESNEFADEDIDDEDIDDKFEDDDDGFDDEEKSDDGFDDEEEEDEFEDEDIDDKFKNDEK, translated from the coding sequence ATGAGTAATGGAAATCACCTACGTAATATTCTCATAGGAGGTGTAGTAGCTTTTAGCGTACTTGAGTTTTGCTTCTATCTATCTGGTATATTGTTTGTTCTGTTTGCTGATGGTCCGGATGCTGTGGATTTTAAGGCAATTAATCCTAGTTTGACGCCTTTCCCTCAAGCTCTTTGGCCAACGATTTTTGATCATATACAATATTGTTGGCATCATCCAGAGTTATATAGCCTTGAGCTCAAAATCACATTAATTATATCTTCTGCACTGCCTATCATTGTTTTAATGATTATCTTATGGAATTTAAGAGAAAGGATAATTGAGTGGCGACCATTTAAAAAGAAGGAATCACTTCATGGAGATTCGCAGTGGGCATCAGAGAAAGACATACGAAAAGCAGGATTAAGAAGCAAAAAGGGATTATTGCTTGGTAAAGATAAAAGAGGATACTTCATTTCTGATGGGTTTCAGCATGCATTGTTATTTGCACCTACAGGTTCTGGTAAGGGTGTTGGCTTTGTAATTcctaatttattattttggactGACTCGGTAATTGTACACGACATAAAATTAGAAAACTATGAAATAACAAGTGGTTGGCGAGAACGACAAGGACAAAAAGTATACGTATGGAATCCAGCGCAGCCAGATGGAATAAGTCACTGTTACAATCCATTACAATGGATTAGTGAAAAACCTGGACAGATGGTTGACGATGTGCAGAAAATAGCCAACCTAATTATGCCTGAACAAGACTTTTGGCAAAATGAAGCAAGAAGTTTATTTGTTGGAGTGGTATTATACTTACTTGCTGCACCAGAGAAAGTCAAATCTTTTGGTGAAGTTGTGCGTACGATGCGTAGTGATGATGTAGTCTATAATCTTGCTGTTGCTCTTGATACAATGGGTAAAATACTACACCCTGTAGCATATATGAACATTGCAGCTTTTTTACAAAAAGCTGATAAAGAAAGGTCGGGTGTTGTATCAACCATGAACTCATCACTTGAATTGTGGGCAAACCCATTGATTGATACTGCAACTGCGTCAagtgattttaatattttagattttaaaaagaagaaaactACAGTTTATGTTGGTTTAACTCCTGACAACTTGACTAGGCTCAGGCCTTTAATGCAGGTTTTTTACCAACAGGCAACTGAGTTTTTATGTAGAAAATTGCCATCAGATGACGAGCCTTATGGCGTATTGTTTTTAATGGATGAGTTTCCTACACTTGGAAAAATGGAGCAATTTCAAACAGGTATTGCATATTTTCGTGGTTATCGAGTTAGGTTATTCTTAATTGTTCAAGATACTGAGCAGCTCAAAGGAATATACGAAGAAGCAGGGATGAACTCCTTTTTGTCAAACTCGACTTACAGAATAACTTTTGCAGCCAATAATATTGAAACAGCTAATTTAATATCGCAACTTATAGGAAATAAAACTGTACAACAAGAATCGTTAAACAAACCTAAGTTTTTAGACTTGAATCCTGCTTCAAGGTCGTTACATATCTCTGAAATACAGAGAGCATTGCTATTGCCTCAAGAAGTTATTATGTTGCCACGCGACGATCAGATAATTTTAATAGAGTCGACTTACCCAAttaaatcaaagaaaattttgtaCTATAGTGATAGCACCTTCACAAAAAGACTGCTCAAGCAAACTCGTGTGCCTACACAAGAACCATATGACCCAAACAAAGTTCTTTCTGCCGCTGCGAGCAAAGATAAGGTTAATAATGAGGGGAATAATGCTCTTGAGGGACCTAATTCAGTTGATTATCCTGCTGAAACTAAAACAGAAGATGCAGTATATGATGAATCAAATGAATTTGCAGACGAAGATATTGATGATGAAGATATCGACGATAAGTTtgaagatgatgatgacgGGTTTGATGATGAGGAAAAGAGCGATGATGGGTTTGATGACGAAGAAGAGGAGGATGAATTTGAAGATGAGGATATTGAtgataaattcaaaaatgacGAGAAGTAA
- the LOC123257867 gene encoding type IV secretion system protein VirB11-like isoform X2 produces MNYAALDTYLEPLQGIFQEEGVNEISINKPKEVWIENRGEIRCEKLEIFDLNHLKSLGRLIAQATEQKLSEEAPLLSATLPNGYRIQIVFPPACEPDKVVMSIRKPSSMQLALDDYEKMGAFSETVTEATDNPVDRHLDLLLRQKKIKEFLEYAVISKKNIIISGGTSTGKTTFTNATLRAIPAEERIITVEDAREIVLNDHPNKVHLIASKGGQGRAKVTTQDLIEACLRLRPDRIIVGELRGAEAFSFLRAINTGHPGSISTLHADSPTMALEQIKLMVMQANLGIPPDQIIPYIKNVIDIVIQLKRTGGGKRSISEILFTRSASENA; encoded by the coding sequence ATGAACTATGCTGCACTTGATACATATTTGGAGCCATTACAAGGCATATTTCAAGAAGAAGGCGTAAATGAAATATCAATAAATAAGCCAAAGGAAGTATGGATTGAAAATCGTGGTGAAATAAGGTGTGAAAAATTAGAAATATTCGATCTTAACCATTTGAAATCTCTTGGCAGACTGATTGCTCAAGCTACAGAACAAAAACTTAGCGAAGAAGCACCTTTACTTTCGGCAACATTACCAAATGGTTATCGTATACAGATAGTATTTCCGCCAGCATGTGAGCCTGATAAAGTAGTCATGTCGATTCGTAAGCCTTCTAGCATGCAGTTAGCACTCGATGATTACGAAAAAATGGGGGCTTTTTCTGAAACTGTTACAGAAGCAACTGATAATCCAGTTGACCGTCATTTGGATTTATTGttaaggcaaaaaaaaataaaagagtttTTAGAATACGCTGTAATaagtaagaaaaatattataattagtGGTGGAACTTCCACTGGTAAGACTACTTTTACTAATGCTACTTTGCGTGCTATTCCAGCTGAGGAAAGAATTATTACTGTTGAGGATGCAAGGGAAATCGTTTTGAACGATCATCCCAATAAAGTCCATCTAATTGCCTCTAAAGGAGGGCAGGGCAGAGCAAAAGTAACCACTCAAGATTTGATAGAAGCGTGCTTACGTTTAAGGCCAGACAGAATAATAGTTGGTGAGCTCCGTGGAGCGGAAGCTTTTAGTTTTCTCAGGGCGATAAATACTGGTCACCCTGGATCAATATCAACCCTTCATGCAGATAGTCCAACAATGGCCCTTGAGCAAATAAAATTGATGGTTATGCAGGCAAATCTTGGCATTCCTCCAGACCAAATTATACCATACATTAAAAATGTGATTGATATTGTTATTCAGCTAAAAAGAACCGGTGGGGGCAAAAGAAGCATTTCTGAGATATTATTTACTAGATCTGCGAGCGAAAATGCTTAA
- the LOC123257873 gene encoding beta sliding clamp-like: MSEVAGVDTEIKKQNSVCEQMRFSVSRTSLLNTLSRVSGVVERRNSIDVLACINIKAQHGSIKLMATDLDISMFASLAATVLTEGEVKISAHTLHDIVKKLPADLDVNFEVNNQGKLLMSCGNANFSLPNVVSSSFPALEEDNYKHDFILLNTDLIDLLTKTKFAVSLDDTRYNLNGIYLHTDEQFLYCVATDGHRLSCIKRPKPGNINGEFGVIIPRKTVMELLKILDDCNEIKVKLSDRKIKLTCGEYILISKLIDGTFPNYKAVIPASQDKHMIIESKKLSDVIDRVSVVVSDKVKSIKFSLQEKLLTLHSNSQECSDATESIEVDYNEAPIEIGFNSRYLLDVLSCIKNKCKFSLADGNSATIITDEDDSSVLYVVMPMRT; the protein is encoded by the coding sequence ATGTCAGAGGTTGCAGGTGTAGATACAGAAATCAAAAAGCAAAATTCTGTGTGCGAGCAGATGCGTTTTAGCGTGAGCCGCACAAGTCTTTTAAATACATTATCCAGAGTAAGTGGAGTGGTTGAAAGGCGTAATTCAATAGATGTTTTGGCGTGTATAAATATCAAAGCACAACACGGCAGCATAAAATTAATGGCAACTGATCTTGACATTTCAATGTTTGCCTCACTTGCTGCAACCGTATTAACAGAAGGAGAAGTAAAAATTTCAGCGCATACTTTACATGACATAGTGAAGAAGTTACCCGCTGATTTGGATGTCAATTTTGAAGTAAACAACCAAGGAAAATTATTGATGTCTTGCGGAAATGCAAACTTTTCTTTACCGAATGTAGTTTCAAGCAGCTTTCCTGCTCTTGAAGAAGACAATTATAAACATGATTTTATTCTACTAAATACGGACCTGATAGACTTAttaactaaaacaaaatttgcTGTATCACTAGATGATACAAGGTATAATTTAAATGGAATATATCTACATACAGATGAGCAGTTTCTGTACTGCGTTGCAACTGATGGCCATCGTTTATCATGTATAAAGAGGCCAAAGCCTGGGAACATCAATGGCGAATTTGGTGTGATCATTCCACGTAAAACTGTTATGGAGctgttaaaaatattggacGATTGTAATGAAATTAAAGTAAAACTCTCAGACAGAAAAATCAAGCTTACATGCGGTGAATATATTCTAATATCAAAATTAATAGATGGGACTTTTCCAAATTATAAAGCAGTTATTCCAGCATCTCAAGATAAGCATATGATTATTGAAAGTAAAAAACTTTCAGATGTTATAGATCGAGTTTCCGTTGTTGTATCTGATAAAGTAAAATCTATTAAATTCTCACTACAAGAAAAGCTGCTAACTCTGCATTCAAACTCCCAAGAGTGCAGTGATGCAACTGAATCCATAGAAGTGGACTACAATGAAGCCCCTATAGAAATAGGGTTCAACTCGCGTTATTTGCTTGATGTTCTATcttgcataaaaaataaatgtaagttTAGCTTAGCCGATGGTAATAGTGCTACAATTATCACTGATGAAGATGATTCAAGTGTATTATATGTAGTGATGCCAATGAGAACTTAA